The window ATCTGTAGTGGtgacaaaatactaaaaaaagtaacataattttttattattttagtaagctgtaattaacttaatattaaaaagagaatAATATTGTATATAACAGAACAACggaacagaaaaaaataacgaaaattatatattaacaaaaaaatattactaaacgGTACTTCCTTACATTGTCAAgtaacaacaataaatatgttttCTAAATCGGGTTTTTACATGCTAAACAACGCATTTCGGTTCATTTTCAAAAAGACATTAGGCACCGTCCTAATAGTTCTAATCGATAGTCGTGACCTTTTAGTTTTCCAGAAATaccctaaataaataaatattttttccttaataCGGGCCTTATTCTTACGTCAACGCTATCAAATAATCTGACGTTGACAAATAAATAACGACTTAGTCGTTTGATAAGTGACATTAGAATTAGGACCGTAATGAGAAGTTGTTATAAAGAAATTATCTAAATCTGGTCATGTAAtaactgtattttttataagattatttcttccaggcagttgtaatatttattaaatctaatTTCCGATTGCctagattaaataaatatttattaaagaaaaataaactagTTCAGTTGATATATATCACGTGATCGATTATGTATTAATTAACAAAGAGTCACGTGACAGCTCTGTCAAAAATTTCAGCTGCTCTCACTCTTTGACGTGGCAGTTCAAGATGGCCACCGGATGGGAATTTTTGGACATCTAAACGTTATAGGTTAAATTTTTTCTGGCCTGTCACGAGGATATTCTGAAATGTCAATCAATTCAACTGATGTTGCCaagttaatataatttaagtttattttatttgtatgttcattttatttatgtatattttaactacgcaagaaaataaaaagtggagGGCCTTAAAACCCGATTTAATGGCGGGCATTAAGACCAATTAAAGCAGGGGTAACTGTGCAGCCAATCAGACATAACAGCTCATCAGGCAGTTTACTTAAGGCACTGAAATCCCGCATTAAAGCGACTCGAGTGTCACAATCAGGTCACAACGCTAGTGTGTAGTAGAATGAATTACAGACATTCCAGAAATTCCATCGATGTTGGTCTTAGTCTATTctacaaaaccaaaaaaatataataatgcaGTAAAACTATACGAATTTCTATAGTTTTGGCCAAGTTCCTGTTTTTAATGTTCATTCTTTAAAGGCGTCTAGATAAAGGATGTTTTGATTAAGCTGGGATTCAGTGAACCAGTATCTTAATCATGAGCCAAAATTAAACCTACAGTAGCAGAGGTAGACAGAACTACTGTTTTTTGTATTTCCGTTATTAATTGCTTTGGTTTTTCGATTCCAATAATTCCAGATTTTGCTCGAGTTATCTGGCTACAAGTCCGTGACAGGTAAGTATAATTATTGTAATCCTTATTACTTCTAGattatatacaggttggagaatcgGTCATTACGCATAAAGAGGTGCTTACAGGCAAAATATGGCAATGCACACCTATTATCTTctatatgattattttttagtacCACGTTAGGAAGCCTCTGGCTTTGATAAAGGTAACGGtattacttgcaataaaatttcaaaaaatattatgcgAAAGTTTAggcttttataaaatattttttctgatgcaGGCTTTACATGCAATTTAAAtccaattattaaattaaaaccaattCATATTTCCAAAAGACTTTCTAGTAAAAGGGAATTGATACATTAACCAATTTTTCATGTTAGGACTTAAATTATAAGTTACGTATATCtacaaaaattgtatatttgtaCAACAAATTCTTACCTAGCCAATTTATAGCAACTCCATATCGTTGTAATATTTCATAAAGTTTACATCCGGGCTGTTTAGTTCCACCATTgggccaaaaatttaaatggcctACAGAATATTTCATCCCAAATACTCCGGAGTTCGTGTAAATTACATCAACAAAGTCGGCATCACTTGAATCAAGGCGCTCCTCTATTGGGTTATTGTTAAAAAGAGGGCCAGCAGGGTCTAATgctgtttaaagaaaaacctaTATGAgatttaataacaatattaataataatgataaggTGGGTTCCTGTCATGCCATTAAGTGGAAATGTGCCACCTAAAACTCAGAAAGAAAAAATGGAATGTTATTGGGCAGCTATATGAAAAGAAGAGAGGATGTACAACAGCTCAGCAGCATGGATCAAAATCGAGTACGAAAAAACAGACATAGTAGCAAGGTTGAAATTATTTGACATCAGCAAAGTCAAGCTACAGACTAGTTTAAGCATAAGCCTGAACTGAAAAGCAGCGGCAAGTTCAGGACTTCTTCTTTAACGACCTGATCAACTAAAATTAAACCACTGCAATACGTGATTATTTCTTAAGGAGCAAAGAGGATGCGTAAAACACTCTTACCGTCGCAAGGGTCACTTTTCTGACTAGCAAAATGATTAGTAAGATTACAAAGAAACCagcaaaataatattctaataaaagaCTAATTCTTAAGACCTTAAACTTATAGGCAAAAACAACAAAGAACTGAACAAAGACGAGCAATCTAACGatgaaatttacataaaatttagttaaaaaaaaggccTTATTCATTAAAGTCAAAATGATTGGCACCAAGGAAATATTGATTTGGACGAATCACCAACAATCGAGGTATTGCGGAGCAACACCACCTCTACAAGTACTTGGGAATGAAAGAACGCGAACCAAAAGATATGAAAATAAGTCAACGAAGGAATACTACAGAAGAATACGAGGCATACTAAAATCAGCAGTGAACAGCAACAAAACAACGGCTATAATAACAGGTAGCGAGAAAACTTACCTTGACTGCCACAAAACAATTGGCGTATATCCAGTGCAGGTGTGCGAACATCTGGAGAGAATGTTGACACCTCGGATATAACCATTATATGGTATACCCAAGTAATAACCGACCGAACGACAACACCAATTAGATCAGATATAATCCTCAAAACTCAAAATTTAGGAACCTGTAATGAGCCATTCTATCGGACTATAGATTCACACAGGAAGAAGCGGTTAAAGTATAAGAACTTTCTGATAATAGCCGACGTCTGTAGAATCGAAAAACCAAAGTCATCCATTGGAGCCACAGACTTTACATACTTTACCTCTTAAGTAAAACATCAATTATTTAATGTTACTAATGGATTTCCAATGTAAGTTGTACACTCTCTGTATAGATATTCATAATTATTACCGTTTTTTTCGGAGTTCGATTTCAAGCATTCTTGCAAAAATATGTATTGTAAAGCCTCTTTGCTTTCTTGAAGAGACGCAAAATTAGTCTTCGATAAAATAGTAAGTTCTGACTTTTAGcacatattttttaactgcgTGTAGACTTTTTACTATTCGGAGAACATTCTTAGCATCTCCTCTCAAGGCGATATATATAAAAGCTTAGAATTCTTACATTGTTGACTAATGGGGATCACTTATTTTAAGAGAATACTTATAGTCAAAGCCAGCAAATACCTATATTGGATCTCTTAAATAAGATATGTTTAAAATCCACCAAGTTTTTAAGTTCTCGTTTGTTAATCTATAATTacaatcaaaatataaaaaaataaaatttaccgGTTATTCTAGGTAATCTTCCGCTCCTAACAAATTGGCCGGTCATTCCAGCAATTTGTCCACCCAAACTAAGGCCAATTACGTGAAGTGTATTAAGGTGCAATCCTTTGCTCACCAAGTAATCGATAAAATATGCGGAATATCTGGCAATAGGTTTACAGTTACTAGCGGCAGTTATATAGTCGAGACCAGCCAAAATTCGTTCATTTTGGACCAAAATTACATTGTAGTCACCTCGAGTCAAATAAGctaaaacaaattaatagtTGAGAGGACACTATAGGAACTAAACTTGTAAAAAATAGAGTTTGTAAATGAACAAAGAAGCATTTTTATGCTGAAATGTAAAATGTGCGACTTAAAGCAAGAGTTATCTGTGGAGAGAAGTCTTCTGCAATTACACTAGTAGCATTTTTAACTAGAAAAAGATATACAATATTTAGGTCTT is drawn from Anthonomus grandis grandis chromosome 1, icAntGran1.3, whole genome shotgun sequence and contains these coding sequences:
- the LOC126737397 gene encoding lipase member H-A-like isoform X2, coding for MSLGFSLFCVLASLPGPPQKRISNLTLQAYTINKRHCPEFDPYRDSIFHLYTRKNVAISSIMIPFHDQSLANSGMDFSRKTIIFFHGFTESFENDDAQSIKNAYLTRGDYNVILVQNERILAGLDYITAASNCKPIARYSAYFIDYLVSKGLHLNTLHVIGLSLGGQIAGMTGQFVRSGRLPRITALDPAGPLFNNNPIEERLDSSDADFVDVIYTNSGVFGMKYSVGHLNFWPNGGTKQPGCKLYEILQRYGVAINWLVFCHHYRSYQLYVESIRNPHKFPSRKCKSYVLYTLGFCNTEDVAYMGINANSRS
- the LOC126737397 gene encoding lipase member H-A-like isoform X1, with the protein product MSLGFSLFCVLASLPGPPQKRISNLTLQAYTINKRHCPEFDPYRDSIFHLYTRKNVAISSIMIPFHDQSLANSGMDFSRKTIIFFHGFTESFENDDAQSIKNAYLTRGDYNVILVQNERILAGLDYITAASNCKPIARYSAYFIDYLVSKGLHLNTLHVIGLSLGGQIAGMTGQFVRSGRLPRITALDPAGPLFNNNPIEERLDSSDADFVDVIYTNSGVFGMKYSVGHLNFWPNGGTKQPGCKLYEILQRYGVAINWLVFCHHYRSYQLYVESIRNPHKFPSRKCKSYVLYTLGFCNTEDVAYMGINANSSKKGDYFINTGLIGIHN
- the LOC126737397 gene encoding lipase member H-A-like isoform X3 gives rise to the protein MIPFHDQSLANSGMDFSRKTIIFFHGFTESFENDDAQSIKNAYLTRGDYNVILVQNERILAGLDYITAASNCKPIARYSAYFIDYLVSKGLHLNTLHVIGLSLGGQIAGMTGQFVRSGRLPRITALDPAGPLFNNNPIEERLDSSDADFVDVIYTNSGVFGMKYSVGHLNFWPNGGTKQPGCKLYEILQRYGVAINWLVFCHHYRSYQLYVESIRNPHKFPSRKCKSYVLYTLGFCNTEDVAYMGINANSSKKGDYFINTGLIGIHN